The Eulemur rufifrons isolate Redbay chromosome 29, OSU_ERuf_1, whole genome shotgun sequence DNA window TTAAAGATTATTAATAATTGCCCGTTTGgtctgctcttctttttttttttttttttttttttgagatagggtccaCTTTATCACCCTTGGCAGaaagcagtggcatcatcatagctcaatgcaacctcaaactcctgggctcaagcgatcctcctgcctcagcctcctgagtagctgggactataggcgctcaccaccatgtctggcctatttttctatttttagtagagacgaggccttgctcttgcttaggctggttttgaactcctgagctcaagcaatcctcccacctcggccttccagagtgctaggattacaggcatgagccaccgtgcccagcctgctcTTCCATTTTTGATCTTTCTCAAAGGTTGGAAGTTGTGGCTTGGTTCACGTATGACTTTGCTGCAGGGGATGGAAGAGTTTATGTGGGGTGGCCTGGTGGAGCACGTGGCTTCCAGAGTCCCCTGGGGACCATTGCACAAGCCAGTTAAGAGGCTTCCCATGTGGCCCTGTGGCCAGTCCTGTGGTTCAGAGCAGACAGTGTAAACCCATGTACTATCCACCACCTCCATCAGCATTTGAAGTATTTGTAATGTGCCTgctttttctccttcatgttttaTAAGGGATTCAAATATCCTGGAATAAAGAGTTTTGAACCTGATAAGCCTGGAAAAATACTTCTGATGGACCTGAATGAAAAACATCCAACAGTGTTGGAATTGGAGATCACTGGAAGTAACTTTGATTTATCTTCATTTAACCCTCATGGGATTAGCACATTCACAGATGAAGGTAACAGCATTTACTGTTTAAACAAaaccatgttttttaaaaaaaaaaaaaacagaaaaagcatgccaatgaatgaattttttttttctgatccaaCCAAAGCATAATCATGAATAATGTTCTTATTCTGGGTTTTAAATTTACCCCCTatgttaattaaatataatattaaaaccaCTTAAATACTCAAGaatgctaaaatatttaagatttgtAAAGAACCTAATTTTGTAAAATACTAACATTCACATTATCCTTAtaattactataataataatattcagacCTAATCAttaaaagttttctattttaagCAATTTTAAAGGTTCAGGCATTTCCAGAAAGAGATTTTTCTAACCTAAGGCGTCTGCTACCAATGGATCCAGTGACAGAAAGTCACCACGGTCAGCTCTTTCCTGGCCCCATCACCTCAATGCCTCCCTCTTCCTGTGTTCTGTGTTCAACCTGCTTCTCCACATTGTGATACTTTTCAACAAAACTTGTTGTTCCCATCCTTTCAGCCTTCAGCCTATTTCTTCTCCTCTATTGCTGTCATTTCTTTGTTTGCGATGTTAATTCTAAGCCCCTGTTGCACACAGAAGCACCTGGGATTTTAAAAAGACTCAATGCCCAGCCCCTAGCCCCAGAGATTTCAATTCAGTTGGTCTGAGGGAGGCCTGGTGGCAGTACTTGTTAAAAGTTGTCCAGGTGATAAAAATGTAAGGCTGGGGTTTAGAACTGTGCCTATACCTGTTGCCTGCATTTTGCCAGAAGACAATCCCTCATTCAGTCCTTTTTTTGGACTTTCCCCACGTGGGTAGCTAAAATTGCTGCCTTGAAAGTCATCAGTGATGCCCTTATTAGAAaacctcctctctcttcccttcctccctctccttcctttctcccttcacCTCATTTTCTCCTTCACAAAACTAGCTCTTCCCTGATATTGCAACATGCTTATCTGTTCTGGTTCTGATCCTGCTGCAGGTTTTCTCCCCCGTTCATTGTTTTGTCACTCATTGCCAATTCTCTGAGCATGCCCCCAAAGGTTCCAtgttttactttctctttattttctctatttcagaaATTTCAGACCAGTGTCATGGTGTCTGCTTTCTAGGAGGACATCCCCAAATATGGggtataattattctttttttcattagccCTTCACTTCCATTACTGGAGGTTCTTACTATACAGATGCTTCTATCTGGGTTCCTCTCCTACAGCCActttaaatgcaaaatattgaaaaatgattttccatcctttcatcttCCCACATGTGACTTTTACATATCCCTTGCAATGGTCTCTCCATCTGTGCACCCATTCATCACTTTGCATGCCTTCTTCCCTcagcctggaatgctctttcctcAGATGGCCACATAGTTTGCTCTCTTATTTCATGTAGATCTTTGCTCTAACATCCCCTCATTAGAGAGAACATCCGTGACTTCCATGAAGAAAACATCTCATTACTCTCTATATCTTGCATTGTTTCTTTGTAGCATTTAACACCAACTAGGATAAACACTGGTTTGTTGAATGGGTTAATGAAAAGCATCTTAGCTGGCTTCTCTGTTCATATCTCCTCAGTTGAACCTGCTAAGCTttgcattatttcctttaaataccAATTTGATCTGTCAGTGATTTCCAAAGACTTCCTGCTTCTTAAGGAAAAGACCATAATCTAACTTCACTCACCAACTCTGATCACACCTTCTTGACCACTTAGACTAGTCTCCTTCATGTCCCCAAATCCCACTGCCTCACAGAAGCTATTTCTATTTGCTACTATCTTTCACAAGTGCTTCTTATGGAATTTATCATCTTACACAGTATAAATTATACCTGAGCACAACTTCTCCTATTGGGACTTCCCACATCTTTTAACCTTTTTATCTCAACTCTGCATTTCTGGGAGACCATTTGAACTAGAAATCTTAACAAGCTCTTTAGAATTTTAGTGACAGTGATGCTCATTCTTAAGTTGagggttttttcccccagtgGAGTTTTGAGTTTTTAGAGACTGTCACTGGTTCTTCCTTGAGCCacttttctttggaaaagaaGCAATCACAAATGCTTCTCTCtacaaagagatgaaaatattcCATCTGCCTGACATCCTAAGTACTAGCTGGAGGTGGGTTGAAATTACTTTTTGGAGAGAGGGCTGACAGCTGAGAGCTCAGTTaatgtttcaatttttgtttttaatctcctcTCAGATAATGCCGTGTACCTGCTGGTGGTGAACCATCCGAATTTCAAGACCACAGTAGAGCTGTTTAAatttcaagaagaagaaaaatcacttttGCATCTGAAAACCATCAGACACAAACTTCTGCCTAAGTACTGAACTATatcatatttctattaatattttcctttaatagcACTGGCGTTCTAGTGTTTCCTTTTGGCCAGGGTGGGTATGGCTGTTCAGCTTTCCTTTCTAATGACTGCAAACTCCTCCAGTGTCCTTCTGCAGAACATTTTGAGGACTCAAGCCCTTCAGAGAAGGCCCATTCTCTTTGCCCTCATTTACCAGGCTGGTTGAATGCTGGCTCCCGGCTTCTGGCCTCAGAATCTCTATTCAAGCTTttactaaagaaaacaaaacaaaacaaaaaacaaaaactctgctCTTCTTCAAAACCAGAGTTAGTATTTCAAAGCCAAACAGGCTTCATAGACAAACTCCACAGCTtgagctaatttatttattttcatttttatttcaaaaaacataattgtagatgtttctgtgaattaGGAACACTTATCTAACAGACTATCCAAAATCTAGTGCATCTAAGACGTCTCTTCCTGTACTACCTCCACCCTTTTTGGTTGCATTTAGGTAAAAGCAGATCTGTGGTAACACTCAGCTCCATTCTAGGCTCCTTGACCATATAAcatatggagaaagaaaacacCCAAGGATCCCCAATCTCAGTTAACCCAAAGTAAAGTCAACTTCCCTGCTTGCTCCCTGCGAAGATTTGGCTTATGAATCTAGAGATGGATTTAGGACAGCAACCTGACACTGTCTtccaaaacaatctttttttttttttttttttttagacagagtctcactctgttgcctgggctagagtgccgtggtatcagcctagctcacagcaacctcaaactcctgggctcaagcaatcctcctgcctcagcctccagagtcgctgggactacaggcatgcgccaccatgcccagctaattttatatatatatatatatatttttagttgtccagataatttatttctatttttcagtagagacagggtctcactcttgctcaggctggtctcgaactcttgacctcgagcaatcctcccgcctcggcctcccagagtgctaggattacaggcgtgagccaccatgcccggcccaaaaCAATCTTTACCTCCTAATTATTATGAAGTTCTAGAATCCCAACCTCtatttgtataatttatgtaGCACAGTTGACTGCCTCCGCATTTGTAAATCCAGACTTGTACTCTTCGCAGGTGCCTAGCGAAGTGCTTGGCACGCAGTGTGCACTCTGTGTTATCAgtgctccttcctctcctttcttaccTGGtgctttgaagatgaggaaactgagattgtGGCGAAATTGAGGCCAACTGGGAACTACAGCCCAGGTCTTCTTCTTCACCCCTAGGATGGATGAAAATTCAGAGAACAGCTCTTGGTGGAAGagtttattcatgtattcattcaacaaatgtatttTGGGGAGAGAATGAGGTCACTGAGTGTTTGGAGAATGGGAAGAATACCAAGATCTAAAGTAGGGAAAAGTGCGTAGAATGAAGAAGCTGGGCTAAGAATGATAATAGTAGTAACAATAACAACTTAATGAGCTTTACCTATAAGTCAGGTGCTGCACTAAccaatttaaacaaattatttcttgACTTCTGTCttcattgtgttttattattatatccattgtagttttaaaaagaaattgagactGGAGATTTGTTAAATTGGCCCAGATGACCCCATCAGTAAATGGAATGGCTGGAATTCTAATCCCGGTAGCTTAAGTCCAGAGTTTGTGCTCCACACCACTACTAAATAGTGAAAACTGATTTTGCTTTGCCATTTCATCTTGGAAATTCTCCATTTTGTCCACTTTCCTGGGGTTGGAGGATTTTCTTTCTGGGCCAGTTGCAAAATATTGGTCTTTGGCAGCATAGAACAAGACTGAAAGTAACCGCCACAGTTAAGTAGAATTCTGCTCTCTGAACCCAAGGATTAGCCATGCGTATTTTTTGCTTTGGATTTTATGGTTGTTAATAACATTAATGTGCCCATTcctaaatttattataatttaagcCTGTCATTATAATAATATCGCAACTATTGTTAGTGGTcatttactgtgtgctaggcatgATGCCAAAGCCTTTACGttaattattcctttttattcttacCTCAGCCTTTCAAGGTAtagagagaaaactgaggttcagagaagaggTTCAAAGTTTAATGACATGCTGTGGCCCCACATTGTGACGATAGCAAGCAGTGTCAGTATTCAAATGGAGTCCATCAGATTTCAAAGCTATTACTCTAAACCATTCATTCCACTCTGCTCTTTTCTATGAAGAACAGAGAAACAACAGTAATGCATGTTAATTTCAGAAATTTAGtttcaaaaaagagaaagtaaagccAACTTGCAGATTTATGTCTGGAGTCTGTCCAGACTAATCCTAAATTCCTAGACATTTTTTCATGTGGTGAGAGGGACCACCACTGATTGAGGATTTATTGAGTGGCAGGCTCCCTGCACAGCACACACCAGGCATCGTCTCATTGTCATTCCCACCGCAAATCCACAAATTAAGATTCTGACCCTTAGTCTTCTACTAAcgagctatgtgactttgggaaaattatttaacctctttttacaggagagaaaactgaggctttgcACGCTTGTCTAACTTGCCCAAGAGCTCAGAACTGCATCAGAGCTGAAGCCCTTGCCATTACGCCCTCTGCAATAGAACAGAGATCATTTTCTCCAAGACCATGGCCCTGGGGAACTTCTGTCACCTCAATCAGCAAAGAATAACTCACTTATATGTTCACTATTGTACCtattaaagcagaaaaataggCTCATATATCTTAACATTTTCAGTAACAGAGAGAGAATcctaatcaggaagaaaaaaagccgTATCATACGTTTCTGATCATTCTTGTTCCCGGACATTTTATTCCGTTTAGAATCACAAAACCTTAAGTCTGGAGGATAGACCAGTCCATCATCCTcctttcacagataaagaaacggAGACCCCGACATGTGAAAGGATTGATTTTCCCTAGATCACACAGTTAATAGCAGCCGAGCTTTAACTAAAATACAAGGCTCCAGGCTGCCCGTTCAGTGTTTTTTCTGTTGCCTTATGATGCCTGGGACTTATAGGGAGTCAGTTCTATGTGAGCACAGATACATTTTGCCCTGATAATGATTTCTGCCCTAATTTAAAGCCCACTGAATTATagtatatctacacacacacacacacacacacacacacataaacacacgcacatgcacacacacacacacataccccccaTAACACTACTTTTAAGGAGCCAGCTAATAGGACTTTTATGTTACAGTGCTATAATAACCTCTTAGGATTTCTTAGACCAGTTATTGTCTTTGAGGATTGTCTTGGTAGTACTGATGTCATATTAATTCTGTGCCATTACAGCCAGAGTGAAGGCTCTGTCCCATATCTTGATTTTAGGAATAGACAGTCATGATGACAATGCATAATCCTATCACGTTCAATACCTTCACCTGTATGTATTATGCATGTATGTTTTAATTGCAGTGTGAATGATATTGTCGCTGTGGGACCTGAGCACTTTTATGCCACAAATGATCACTATTTTGTCGACCCCTACTTACGCTCCTGGGAGTTATATTTGGGTTTATCTTGGTCCTTCGTTGTTTACTATACTCCAGATGAAGCTAGAGTGGTGGCAGAAGGATTTGATTTTGCTAATGGAATCAACGTTTCACCTGATGGCAAGTATGGAAACTCTTTAAGATGTAACGGATTTACTCAGATTCTCATGAGATGTCTTTAGGAACACATTCCTTTCCTAAGTCATGTTGTACATTTTAACATGTTATCCTAGTGagatgaaattaggaaaaaatgtaaaatatcttaatttttcagGGGGTAAAAGTTAtcaaatcaaaaatttttattttgtgaaggcATAGTGGTTTCActttcttttggggggaaaagtACATTTCAAAAGGGGAAGATGTGATAAAGATTTAGTATTATTAAGTAGCTTTGTTTTGAGGGAAGATTTTTGAGTGTATAATGAGATTAATAGCATGCAGGTGTATATACCAATAGTGCTGATTTATGACAAGATAAGGCGCTTGCCCCTAAATGTAAATCAAGGCACTGCTTCCTTCGTCAAGAAGGTCTTACTATGAAATAAAAAGTCAGGTTAACTAAGCAGTGTGCTTAGTGATGTAGTTGACTTCTGGTATTATTTAGGGGTGGCCCTACAACAAACAACTTACGGGCCAGTACTGGTCTGGGGACCGCACTTTGGGTGGCATCAGTGCATACATAAGTCTGTATATCCATCCATTCATATCCTCCCTCATCTAGTGTCATCAAGGACTTCAGAGAGTTAGtgacatatatttagaaaaagcaaCATGAACAGCTTTCACCTATTCATAGGATCTCCTGGTCTTCAAAAAGAGGAGATAATTAAGcagtaatttctctttttcttttgagatgcaCAGTGCTTAGACCACCCACAGATCTagtatgtggtgtgtggtgttGCACACATACTTCCATACTGATCAGGGACAACTAGGGTTCCCCCTTCAGAAATAACTTTTCAGAGATTAAACCCCTCTGTGCACTGTAAACTCACTGAATTCTTTCAGAATTTAGTGTACTTTGAGATGGGTTTCATTTCCCAGTTCCTCAGCAAAGTTCTTCCCTAGGAAGAGTTATTACAACTTCACTGTAACCTTTTGAATTGCATTACTTCAAGTACTTTGATGTAGCTCTTTCTTCTTTGAAGGTATGTCTATATAGCTGAATTGCTGGCTCATAAGATTCATGTGTATGAAAAGCATGCTAATTGGACTTTAACTCCATTGAAGGTAAGATGTATTAACACTATAAGTTTGCAGAGTGATAATTAGATTCTAATTGATTTGTGAAATTAAATGTGAGGAAAAAAGGATTGTCTAATTGGAGTGGGTGAGAACCAATTTTTCACTGCTTTATTAAGAGTCATCAGCCTGGTTATGTGTTTGCTGTTCACTTTGACTCAACTGCAGAGTGAACAGCAAACCACACATTTCACCTATGAAACTTTGATTCTTTCTGCTCTAGTCAATTTTAAGCTTGGTGATGTGTTTCCagatcctccctcccttcctccctatcttcctcccttttttccttcccctcttccacccttcctccctcctttttctctctctcttttccctccatGTTGATAGAATAGCCAAGAAATAGTCTCAACATGTATTTAACACAGAACTGCTCTCCACAATACGTGTAAAGCCCACGTGCTCAGGGTGGCTGCTGTGGTATCTGGCCACCATCACCCCTCTGCCTTTTTCTCCAGCCATTgcacccctgcccagcctctcctgcctctcctgcctctgggTGTTCCTGGGGCTCCCCAGGCATGGCCCTgcctcagtgaggccttccctcaCCACCTAATCTCAACTCAAAgctctgccccccacaccccacatATTTCCTGTCTCCTTTATGgctctatttttcctttcagcatGTATTACCAACatactatacattttatttttcatctttgttatCTGACTCCTCCGCTAGGGTGTAAGCTCCACAAGGAcaagttttcttttgtatttgttcCTGGAACAGTCCTCAACAGCTAGTCGGCACTCTTGacaaatacttgttaaattgCGTGGCGGGGTTGGGCGTGCTTCAGGGGTTCCTCTTCTTCTCCCGCAAGTTCCGGTCCAGTCTGAAGGTTTGGGTTAAAAACAcgaaggagggggaagagagactAAGAACAAAGAGGAACATAATGAAGGCAGCCCCCCACCGTGGAAAAACAACAAGACAGTGCTCTCCTGCCATCCCCGCCCACAGCAGGAAGCACTGTCCCTCCCAATTGAATGACTGTTCCCATCAGCACATCTGAGCTACTGTCATGAGGGGCTCCACTCAGAGAAAATTATCTTGAAGCAACATCAAATGTAACATTGTGTTTGACATTAAAAAGCATTGGCAGGGAGTTTGGTATTAGCTGAAGTAAAATGGAATTTCACAAACTCATACTGGCTGagggaataaaaacaaactgtGGTTTTAACAAGTGATGCTTCCGTAAATTGAAAGTTAAAGAATTTTATAAGAATAGAACCCGGTTCAATATACATTCGGGACAGAACGCTGGGGCTCTGCTCCCACCAAGGCAAGATTTGGAAGGTGAGGCTTAGTTCAGGTTTGGGTCCCAGTCCTGGCAACAGGTCATGCCTGTCTCCCATCATAACAACTCAGTAGAGGCTACGTCTCAactagaattttattctttcttttgaagGATAGTATTAACTAATACCACTTAATTAATTCCTGGGAGTGCCAAGTAATTTGATGAAGTAGCTGAGGCTAATCTTATAATTTGTGATGAGATATGGATGGGTTTATGTTCTGCCAAAATATGGTTATAAACATAGAATGGAGTAtttttcaaccttaaaaaggaatgaagttctgatacatgctacaacatggacgaaccttgaaaatattgtgccaaatgaaataagccagacacaaaaagacaaatactgcatgattccacttacatgaagacCCTAGAATAGGCAAATAAACTTATAGGAACAGAAGATAgcatggtggttaccagggactcgGGGGAAGAGGAATAGGGAGTTATTGGTTAATGGGTGCAGGGTTTATGCTTGGGATGATTAAAGGTTCTGGAGATAGATagtgctgatggttgcacaacattgtgaatgtacttaatgccactgagttgtacacttaaaaatagttaaatgacAAACTTTATGTTGTATACattttactgcaataaaaaataattgtcctCCCTCCAAAAAAGATCCCAAGACTTAGCTAATAGATTAGCCACACTTTGATgaatttcaattctttaaaaattgggaTATTTGCTAACAGAGAATAcaatttttctcaaaaagaataatttattaagTTGCCCTGCTTAAGGAATACAAAACTTTCCACTTGGATCTGTGGGAGGGTGAGATGTGATACACACGTGCCTTGCAGTGAGTCAGCGTGGCTACGAATTACTTATTTGCAAGGCAAGAGTTCGTTTCTGGACTCAGAACAGGCTTCCTGCTGGACCATCAGCTCTTCCTCTGCAGGCACGGTGTCTGCCGGGTACTCAGCATTCTCTGGGTGCTGAGCTCTTGCAGAGCACACGTAGGAGCTCAATAATTGCGTGTTGAAGGGATGGGACCTCAGGCTTCCATGTCcttctcccactcccacccccaactGTCAGCTTAGTGGGTTTCATCCGCTATGGCTGTACCCTTTCCAAAGATAATAGCAGAGCGCTGAGACAAACATGTTCctcatttaaagaaatgaatgcatCAGAGCAGCGTGCTGACTCCGGGATGGATGCGGgcgaggggtggggaggggaggggatggaggaaaCCTGGAGCTGATTCTGACCAGGGGGTGCGTGCTCAGCTGCCTCCTTCGGCTACCTTGCCTGTTTCCAGGGCAAGAAGGAGTGATGGTTCTGCAGGAaggtgagatgaggctctgccttgACGCTTGAGCCCTCTAATCCCTCGTGGGCCTGCGAGGGCAGCTCTCATTTTGAGTAGGAAGCGCGGGGCAGCGTCCCTCGATGCAGCTGCCCGCCCACGCTCTGGCCTTTGCAGGGAGTCACCACCAGTTATTTACAGGGTCTCTGGGCACTAAGGTACCTGGTGGATATTGTTTCTCCGGCTGAGAGTTACAGGTGAACAAATAGATGGGATTTCTCCCCGGTAGACAGCAGCCAAGATGATGAATGGTGGAATTAAGAATCATGGGTATTATTTATGATCCTACTACAAAGCCTCGACAGCAATCTGTGCAGTCATCACACGCTTGCAACTTATATTTAGAGAATAAACAGCAGAAGAGCAGGGAGTTAAATAACATCAGGAAGCGAAAGAACAAACTTTTGTCAACTCCAAGGCAAAAATTAGACCCCGGGTGATCATTTCTTCTAGGGCTGCACAGCCTATGATTAGCCAGTAAAGAGTCCCCATTCATTGATGTTCTCATCAGAAATTAATCTGCATTTCCTTGTTGTTTTTTGAATgcttataaaaatatcatttgcaCATGCCATTTTAGAAGGAACTGTTTTATGCTgtacttaaaacttttttttttttcagctttaggTTCATGCACAGATGTGAGTCCAAATGATTTCATCTGACTTTTAACAGTCTTTTTTGGCTTTCTGTATCTTCATCCTACCCCAGCTGTCCTGGAAACTGACAAAATGCTAGCAGAGATGGAAGGCCAGAGGAATTTTTTTGAGCCCTATTGAAATGGGACAGAATCGTTGTGTCCCTGGAAACGGCAGTGTGGTGACCAAGGACTACAGGATAGTTTTGTCTGACCTATTGATCCATCGCAattgtgtttaactttctgtcttttcttctctccttgttTTTAATCTTGGAAGTCCCTCGACTTTGACA harbors:
- the PON1 gene encoding serum paraoxonase/arylesterase 1 — translated: MAKLLVLTVLGIGVALFRDHRSSYQTRFNAFREVKPVELPNCNLVKGIEHGSEDLEILTNGLAFISSGFKYPGIKSFEPDKPGKILLMDLNEKHPTVLELEITGSNFDLSSFNPHGISTFTDEDNAVYLLVVNHPNFKTTVELFKFQEEEKSLLHLKTIRHKLLPNVNDIVAVGPEHFYATNDHYFVDPYLRSWELYLGLSWSFVVYYTPDEARVVAEGFDFANGINVSPDGKYVYIAELLAHKIHVYEKHANWTLTPLKSLDFDTLVDNISVDPVTGDLWVGCHPNGMRIFYYDSENPPASEVLRVQNILTEEPKVTVVYADNGTVLQGSTVASVYKGKLLVGTVFHKALYCEL